In Choloepus didactylus isolate mChoDid1 chromosome 18, mChoDid1.pri, whole genome shotgun sequence, a single genomic region encodes these proteins:
- the GALK1 gene encoding galactokinase isoform X1 has product MAAARQPRVGELLAEARRAFRAEFGAEPELAVSAPGRVNLIGEHTDYNQGLVLPMALELVTVLVGSPRTDGLVSLLTTSEEADEPRRLQFPLPTTQRSLEPGTPRWANYVKGVIQHYPAAPLPGFSAVVVSSLPLGGGLSSSASLEVATYTFLQQLCPDSPSTSHCAADSGTIAARAQVCQLAEHTFAGVPCGIMDQLIALLGQKGHALLIDCRSLETSLVPLSDPKLAVLITNSNVRHSLGSSEYPLRRRQCEEVARALGKESLREVQLEELEAGKELVSKEGFRRAQHVVGEIRRTAQAAAALSRGDYRAFGRLMVESHHSLRDDYQVSCPELDQLVEAALSVPGVYGSRMTGGGFGGCTVTLLEAAAASRAMQHIQEQYSGTATFYLSHAADGASVLHL; this is encoded by the exons ATGGCTGCTGCGAGACAACCCCGGGTCGGGGAGCTGCTGGCCGAGGCGCGCCGGGCCTTCCGGGCGGAGTTCGGGGCCGAGCCCGAGCTGGCCGTGTCCGCGCCGGGCCGCGTCAACCTCATCGGGGAGCACACGGACTACAACCAGGGCCTGGTGTTGCCCAtg GCTCTGGAGCTTGTGACCGTGCTGGTGGGCAGCCCCCGGACGGACGGGCTCGTCTCCCTTCTCACCACCTCCGAGGAGGCCGATGAGCCGCGGCGACTGCAGTTCCCACTGCCCACCACCCAGCGGTCACTGGAGCCCGGGACCCCGCGATGGGCCAACTATGTCAAGGGAGTGATTCAGCACTACCCAG CTGCCCCCCTTCCTGGCTTCAGCGCAGTGGTGGTCAGCTCATTGCCCCTGGGGGGTGGGCTGTCTAGCTCAGCATCCCTGGAAGTGGCTACGTACACTTTCCTCCAGCAGCTCTGCCCAG ACTCCCCATCCACCTCGCATTGTGCCGCAGACTCGGGGACAATAGCAGCCCGGGCCCAAGTGTGCCAGCTGGCTGAGCACACCTTCGCGGGGGTGCCCTGTGGCATCATGGACCAGCTGATTGCCCTTCTGGGGCAGAAAGGCCACGCGCTGCTCATTGACTGCAG GTCCCTGGAGACAAGCCTGGTGCCGCTGTCAGACCCCAAGCTGGCAGTGCTCATCACCAACTCCAACGTCCGCCACTCCCTGGGCTCCAGTGAGTACCCACTGCGGCGGCGCCAGTGTGAAGAAGTGGCCCGGGCGCTGGGCAAGGAGAGCCTTCGGGAGGTGCAGCTGGAAGAGCTTGAGG CTGGCAAAGAGCTGGTGAGCAAAGAGGGCTTCCGGCGGGCACAGCACGTCGTGGGCGAGATCCGCCGCACAGCCCAGGCTGCAGCTGCCCTGAGCCGCGGGGACTACAGAGCCTTCGGCCGCCTCATGGTGGAGAGCCACCACTCTCTCAG GGATGACTACCAGGTGAGCTGCCCCGAGCTGGACCAGCTGGTGGAGGCCGCGCTCTCCGTGCCTGGGGTTTATGGCAGCCGCATGACGGGTGGTGGCTTTGGTGGCTGCACAGTGACACTGCTGGAGGCCGCCGCCGCTTCCCGCGCCATGCAGCATATACAG GAGCAGTACAGTGGCACCGCCACCTTCTACCTCTCTCACGCCGCCGACGGAGCCAGCGTGCTGCACCTGTGA
- the GALK1 gene encoding galactokinase isoform X2, whose amino-acid sequence MAAARQPRVGELLAEARRAFRAEFGAEPELAVSAPGRVNLIGEHTDYNQGLVLPMALELVTVLVGSPRTDGLVSLLTTSEEADEPRRLQFPLPTTQRSLEPGTPRWANYVKGVIQHYPAAPLPGFSAVVVSSLPLGGGLSSSASLEVATYTFLQQLCPDSGTIAARAQVCQLAEHTFAGVPCGIMDQLIALLGQKGHALLIDCRSLETSLVPLSDPKLAVLITNSNVRHSLGSSEYPLRRRQCEEVARALGKESLREVQLEELEAGKELVSKEGFRRAQHVVGEIRRTAQAAAALSRGDYRAFGRLMVESHHSLRDDYQVSCPELDQLVEAALSVPGVYGSRMTGGGFGGCTVTLLEAAAASRAMQHIQEQYSGTATFYLSHAADGASVLHL is encoded by the exons ATGGCTGCTGCGAGACAACCCCGGGTCGGGGAGCTGCTGGCCGAGGCGCGCCGGGCCTTCCGGGCGGAGTTCGGGGCCGAGCCCGAGCTGGCCGTGTCCGCGCCGGGCCGCGTCAACCTCATCGGGGAGCACACGGACTACAACCAGGGCCTGGTGTTGCCCAtg GCTCTGGAGCTTGTGACCGTGCTGGTGGGCAGCCCCCGGACGGACGGGCTCGTCTCCCTTCTCACCACCTCCGAGGAGGCCGATGAGCCGCGGCGACTGCAGTTCCCACTGCCCACCACCCAGCGGTCACTGGAGCCCGGGACCCCGCGATGGGCCAACTATGTCAAGGGAGTGATTCAGCACTACCCAG CTGCCCCCCTTCCTGGCTTCAGCGCAGTGGTGGTCAGCTCATTGCCCCTGGGGGGTGGGCTGTCTAGCTCAGCATCCCTGGAAGTGGCTACGTACACTTTCCTCCAGCAGCTCTGCCCAG ACTCGGGGACAATAGCAGCCCGGGCCCAAGTGTGCCAGCTGGCTGAGCACACCTTCGCGGGGGTGCCCTGTGGCATCATGGACCAGCTGATTGCCCTTCTGGGGCAGAAAGGCCACGCGCTGCTCATTGACTGCAG GTCCCTGGAGACAAGCCTGGTGCCGCTGTCAGACCCCAAGCTGGCAGTGCTCATCACCAACTCCAACGTCCGCCACTCCCTGGGCTCCAGTGAGTACCCACTGCGGCGGCGCCAGTGTGAAGAAGTGGCCCGGGCGCTGGGCAAGGAGAGCCTTCGGGAGGTGCAGCTGGAAGAGCTTGAGG CTGGCAAAGAGCTGGTGAGCAAAGAGGGCTTCCGGCGGGCACAGCACGTCGTGGGCGAGATCCGCCGCACAGCCCAGGCTGCAGCTGCCCTGAGCCGCGGGGACTACAGAGCCTTCGGCCGCCTCATGGTGGAGAGCCACCACTCTCTCAG GGATGACTACCAGGTGAGCTGCCCCGAGCTGGACCAGCTGGTGGAGGCCGCGCTCTCCGTGCCTGGGGTTTATGGCAGCCGCATGACGGGTGGTGGCTTTGGTGGCTGCACAGTGACACTGCTGGAGGCCGCCGCCGCTTCCCGCGCCATGCAGCATATACAG GAGCAGTACAGTGGCACCGCCACCTTCTACCTCTCTCACGCCGCCGACGGAGCCAGCGTGCTGCACCTGTGA
- the LOC119513723 gene encoding histone H3.3A, translating to MARTKQTARKSTGGKAPRKQLATKAARKSAPSTGGVKKPHRYRPGTVALREIRRYQKSTELLIRKLPFQRLVREIAQDFKTDLRFQSAAIGALQEASEAYLVGLFEDTNLCAIHAKRVTIMPKDIQLARRIRGERA from the exons ATGGCCCGAACCAAGCAGACTGCTCGTAAATCCACCGGGGGGAAAGCCCCGCGCAAACAGCTGGCCACCAAGGCTGCCCGGAAGAGCGCCCCCTCTACCGGCGGGGTGAAGAAACCGCACCGTTACAG GCCCGGGACCGTTGCGCTTCGAGAGATCCGGCGTTACCAGAAATCGACCGAGCTTCTGATCCGGAAGCTGCCCTTCCAGAGGTTGGTGAGGGAGATCGCCCAGGATTTCAAAACCGACTTGAGGTTCCAGAGCGCGGCCATTGGCGCTCTGCAG GAGGCTAGCGAAGCGTACCTGGTGGGTTTATTTGAGGATACCAACCTGTGTGCCATCCACGCGAAGAGAGTCACCATCATGCCCAAAGACATCCAGTTGGCTCGCCGGATACGGGGAGAGAGAGCTTAA